A stretch of Aerococcaceae bacterium zg-252 DNA encodes these proteins:
- a CDS encoding DUF937 domain-containing protein: MSIFENVGSLIELFSQGNESDVQAISNRAGINSQQANSIISLALPLILKAINNNTQTDEGLQSFDNALTEHANDPSYPTVAEHVNNVDMSDGSKMLDHIIPNQQGIIEKIADTLGLTPEGVRNTLVLVAPLLIHYLAKAKNNQQLTPEQIRQQTAAEQRAVEQETHNGGLLGGLLEGVFNQMTGQTHQSPTADKGLLESIFDLLK; this comes from the coding sequence ATGTCAATTTTTGAAAATGTAGGTAGTTTAATCGAGTTATTCTCGCAAGGCAATGAATCCGATGTTCAAGCAATCTCGAATCGTGCCGGAATTAACTCACAACAGGCTAATTCGATTATTAGTTTGGCATTGCCTTTAATTTTAAAAGCAATCAATAATAATACCCAAACAGATGAGGGCTTACAATCATTTGATAATGCTTTAACAGAACATGCGAATGACCCGTCCTATCCAACGGTTGCTGAACACGTCAATAATGTAGATATGAGTGACGGCTCTAAAATGTTAGACCATATAATCCCAAATCAACAAGGGATTATTGAAAAAATTGCTGATACCTTAGGTTTAACTCCAGAGGGAGTTCGCAATACCTTAGTTTTAGTAGCACCATTATTAATTCATTATTTAGCTAAAGCAAAAAATAACCAGCAATTAACACCAGAACAAATTCGTCAACAAACAGCAGCTGAGCAACGAGCTGTTGAGCAAGAAACGCATAATGGTGGTTTATTAGGTGGCTTGTTAGAGGGTGTATTCAATCAGATGACTGGTCAAACTCATCAATCACCTACAGCAGATAAAGGATTATTAGAATCAATTTTTGATTTATTAAAATAA
- a CDS encoding ABC transporter ATP-binding protein, protein MKLVIRLLSYLKIVLPLFIAGLTLLLLTTGSLQVAPLFVQHIIDQILTPATKGAPLDYGELFKWLSIYMGTSIIGSLVGYVSVRMLVHCANRIAEHLRNEAYQTMQNLPISYFDDKPAGKISARIVNDTETLRSQFYGSLLSNILVTVVSILSVYAIIFILNYKIGLALLVLFPVFYVWQRLWHYRTDKQLTLYYEMQSEVNTHVNEMMTGSAIIQLFKQEDDTIKRFDNVVEQMYQADVKMNKVHATISWSLVEVFKRTVFLAILTYVGYQFLGGYLTISAGLLLTYINYIDRLFNNMGGLVRMFPQLQRSLTTGRRLMELLDSPQEEKQDAQLVVSNGEVTFNHVTFGYDEKSPVLKDIHFTAKPGQTVALVGHTGSGKSSMINLLFRFYDPQQGDICIDGQPVAQYNRESVRQSMGIVLQDPYLFTGTIASNVAMDDETMSEETIIDALHKVGAGDLLKRLDKGIYEPVVEKGNAFSSGERQLISFARTLASNPKILILDEATSHIDTETEAIIQQAMAVVKEGRTTFIIAHRLSTIRDADQILVLHEGEIVERGTHQSLLELNGRYANMHKMQHTMG, encoded by the coding sequence ATGAAATTAGTCATAAGATTATTAAGCTATTTAAAAATAGTTTTACCATTATTTATTGCAGGCTTAACCTTACTTTTATTAACAACAGGGTCACTACAAGTCGCTCCATTATTTGTCCAGCACATTATTGACCAAATTTTAACGCCAGCTACAAAAGGGGCACCACTTGATTATGGTGAGCTATTTAAGTGGCTCAGCATTTATATGGGCACTTCTATTATTGGGAGTTTAGTTGGTTATGTATCTGTTCGTATGTTGGTGCATTGTGCTAATCGGATTGCTGAACATTTACGTAATGAAGCGTATCAAACAATGCAAAATTTGCCGATTTCTTATTTTGATGATAAACCTGCTGGAAAAATTTCTGCTCGTATTGTTAACGATACGGAAACATTGCGTTCACAATTTTATGGTAGTTTACTATCTAATATTTTAGTGACAGTTGTTAGTATTCTAAGTGTTTATGCTATTATTTTTATTTTGAACTATAAAATTGGTTTGGCATTATTAGTATTATTTCCAGTATTTTACGTTTGGCAACGCTTATGGCATTATCGTACTGATAAACAATTGACGCTTTATTATGAAATGCAAAGTGAAGTTAATACGCATGTTAATGAGATGATGACTGGTAGTGCGATAATTCAATTATTTAAACAAGAAGATGATACGATTAAACGTTTTGATAATGTTGTAGAGCAAATGTACCAAGCAGATGTCAAAATGAATAAAGTTCATGCTACTATTTCGTGGAGTCTAGTCGAAGTATTTAAGCGAACAGTATTTTTAGCGATTTTAACTTATGTTGGTTATCAATTTTTAGGTGGATATCTAACAATTTCAGCAGGATTATTGTTAACCTATATTAATTATATTGACCGTCTGTTTAATAATATGGGGGGCTTAGTACGGATGTTTCCACAATTACAACGTTCACTTACCACCGGTCGTCGTCTTATGGAATTATTAGATTCACCCCAAGAAGAAAAACAAGATGCTCAATTAGTTGTATCAAATGGTGAAGTAACGTTCAATCATGTGACATTTGGCTATGATGAAAAGAGTCCAGTATTAAAAGATATTCATTTTACTGCTAAACCAGGTCAAACTGTCGCATTAGTAGGACATACAGGCTCTGGTAAAAGTTCAATGATTAATTTATTATTCCGATTTTATGACCCTCAACAAGGTGATATTTGTATCGACGGTCAACCGGTTGCACAATATAATCGCGAAAGTGTGCGTCAATCAATGGGAATTGTTCTTCAAGATCCGTATTTATTTACTGGAACGATTGCGTCAAATGTGGCAATGGACGATGAAACGATGTCGGAAGAAACGATTATTGATGCTTTACATAAGGTAGGAGCAGGCGATTTGTTAAAACGTTTGGATAAAGGAATTTATGAGCCTGTCGTGGAAAAAGGTAATGCTTTTTCAAGTGGTGAACGTCAATTAATTTCCTTTGCACGTACATTAGCAAGCAATCCGAAGATTCTTATCCTAGATGAAGCGACTTCACATATTGATACAGAAACAGAAGCCATTATTCAACAAGCTATGGCTGTGGTCAAAGAGGGGCGAACTACCTTTATTATCGCCCACCGATTGTCAACTATTCGTGACGCTGACCAAATTTTAGTATTACACGAAGGTGAAATTGTGGAGCGAGGAACACATCAATCCTTATTGGAATTGAATGGTCGTTATGCAAACATGCATAAAATGCAACATACTATGGGATAG
- a CDS encoding transporter substrate-binding domain-containing protein: MKKLMTLFLALLVSLAVLAPSAQAADNQLEKIKEKGTLVVGTSPDFPPREFYIINDKGEKEIVGSDIALAKAIADKIGVKLELVTTDFNGVIANIQTGTVDLGISGFSWTQAREEVMDFSVGYSQETGDNGYQGLLVSKETADKFKTLDELKAANLTIGAQGGSIQYELALQATKPTNVKQYGTLDAAVLALNAGDIQAMVVSTSSAEPLVAAFDNLTILPRDAFDLDPENKYANNVIGLPKNHDNADLLKVINEVIETAIKDGTMEKWETEAKALSTKALEVE; the protein is encoded by the coding sequence ATGAAAAAATTAATGACTTTATTTTTAGCATTGCTAGTAAGTTTAGCAGTATTAGCACCAAGTGCTCAAGCAGCAGATAATCAATTAGAAAAAATTAAAGAAAAAGGAACCTTAGTAGTAGGGACTTCACCAGATTTTCCACCACGTGAATTTTATATTATTAATGATAAAGGCGAAAAAGAAATCGTTGGTAGCGATATTGCATTAGCTAAGGCGATTGCTGATAAAATTGGTGTAAAATTAGAATTAGTGACGACAGACTTCAATGGTGTAATTGCCAATATTCAAACAGGTACTGTTGATTTAGGAATTTCAGGTTTTTCATGGACGCAAGCTAGAGAAGAAGTTATGGATTTCTCAGTTGGCTATTCACAAGAAACAGGTGATAATGGCTATCAAGGTCTATTAGTAAGTAAAGAAACGGCTGATAAATTTAAAACACTCGATGAATTAAAAGCTGCGAATTTAACGATTGGAGCACAAGGTGGTTCAATTCAATATGAGTTAGCCTTGCAAGCAACTAAACCGACCAATGTAAAACAATACGGTACATTAGATGCAGCTGTACTCGCTCTAAATGCTGGGGATATTCAAGCAATGGTTGTGTCTACTTCTTCAGCAGAACCATTAGTGGCTGCATTTGACAATTTAACGATTTTACCACGTGATGCGTTTGACTTAGATCCAGAAAATAAATATGCCAATAATGTTATCGGCTTACCGAAAAATCATGATAATGCTGATTTGTTAAAAGTCATCAATGAAGTCATTGAAACTGCTATTAAAGACGGCACAATGGAAAAATGGGAGACAGAGGCTAAAGCTTTGTCAACTAAGGCATTAGAAGTAGAATAA
- a CDS encoding amino acid ABC transporter permease produces MLNIMAMAVDFKKLGPWLPSFWEGTMVTIVLSFSTVLLGTVIGLFATIMQQSEKKWIRMIANAYTQIIRGTPMLLQLFLWLYGLPLFGITIPTVESFGSVYGSREFLTAVIALSVNSGAYICEIFRGGLEAIDKGQMEAGRALGLSRRQTLFSIIIPQATRVVLPGLGNEFITMIKESSIVSTIGVFDVMYVQNIVKAATYSIFEPLVLIGAIYFVLTFALTKLMKYAEKRLSAYD; encoded by the coding sequence GTGTTAAATATTATGGCTATGGCAGTGGACTTTAAAAAATTAGGTCCATGGCTACCGTCGTTTTGGGAAGGAACAATGGTCACAATTGTCCTATCCTTTTCAACGGTATTATTAGGAACAGTTATAGGTCTTTTTGCAACCATCATGCAACAATCAGAAAAGAAATGGATTCGTATGATTGCTAATGCGTACACACAAATCATTCGTGGTACACCGATGTTACTGCAATTATTTTTATGGTTGTATGGATTACCATTATTCGGCATTACAATTCCAACTGTCGAATCGTTTGGTAGTGTCTACGGTTCAAGAGAATTTTTAACGGCAGTTATTGCTTTGTCGGTCAACTCCGGTGCTTACATTTGTGAGATATTTAGGGGAGGATTAGAGGCAATTGATAAAGGACAAATGGAAGCTGGTCGTGCTTTAGGGCTTAGTCGTCGCCAAACATTATTTTCAATTATCATTCCGCAAGCAACACGTGTTGTTTTACCAGGCTTAGGAAATGAGTTCATTACGATGATTAAGGAATCATCAATCGTTTCAACTATTGGGGTGTTCGATGTGATGTATGTACAAAATATTGTCAAAGCAGCGACATATTCCATTTTTGAACCATTAGTATTGATTGGGGCTATTTATTTTGTATTGACATTTGCTCTAACAAAATTAATGAAGTACGCAGAAAAGAGGTTAAGTGCTTATGATTAA
- a CDS encoding 5-methyltetrahydropteroyltriglutamate--homocysteine S-methyltransferase, whose amino-acid sequence MSTNCQCHNHSTAPFRVDHVGSFLRPERLVKAREAFNKGELTREALREVEDELIKELVDKQIEVGLKGITDGEFRRAYWHLDFFWGLNGVEHTQAKEGLQFHDEVTKADSCDVVAKISGENHPFVKDYLFLKEVVGDRAVARQSIPAPAQFYFELIHDEEHVTQTYSIYEDKDSLFKDIIAAYKTVIQDLYDAGLRNLQIDDCTWGAIIDNKLIELFAAAGGHTQTHDEIRTALATDMITLNNGILTDLPEDLVVNTHVCRGNFRSTWVSQGGYDSVADKLFGEENVNGYYLEYDTDRAGDFTPLAKVTDGKKVVLGLITSKFGELEDKETIIARIKEAAQYVPLENLHLSPQCGFASTEEGNKLSEEQQWAKIKLINEIAEEVWG is encoded by the coding sequence ATGTCAACAAATTGTCAATGTCACAACCATTCTACTGCACCTTTCCGTGTAGACCATGTCGGGTCATTTTTACGTCCAGAACGTTTAGTTAAAGCGAGAGAGGCTTTCAATAAAGGTGAACTAACTCGTGAAGCCTTACGTGAAGTCGAAGATGAATTAATTAAAGAATTAGTAGATAAGCAAATTGAGGTTGGATTAAAAGGTATAACGGACGGCGAGTTCCGTCGTGCATACTGGCACTTAGACTTCTTCTGGGGCTTAAATGGAGTTGAGCATACTCAGGCGAAAGAGGGATTACAATTTCACGATGAAGTAACGAAAGCAGATAGCTGTGATGTAGTAGCTAAAATCTCTGGTGAAAATCATCCATTCGTTAAGGATTATCTATTCTTAAAAGAAGTAGTAGGTGATAGAGCAGTTGCTCGTCAGTCAATTCCGGCACCAGCACAATTTTATTTTGAATTAATTCATGATGAAGAACATGTAACACAAACTTATTCTATTTATGAAGATAAAGATTCATTATTTAAAGACATTATTGCAGCATATAAGACAGTCATTCAAGATTTATATGACGCTGGTTTACGCAATTTACAGATTGATGACTGTACTTGGGGTGCAATTATTGACAATAAATTAATTGAATTATTTGCTGCAGCTGGTGGACACACTCAAACACATGATGAAATTCGAACAGCTCTAGCGACAGACATGATTACATTAAATAATGGCATTTTAACCGATTTACCTGAAGATTTAGTAGTTAATACGCATGTGTGTCGTGGTAATTTCCGTTCAACATGGGTATCGCAAGGTGGTTACGATTCAGTGGCAGATAAATTGTTTGGTGAAGAAAATGTCAATGGTTACTACTTAGAGTACGATACAGACCGTGCTGGTGACTTTACACCTTTAGCAAAAGTAACGGACGGTAAAAAAGTTGTCCTTGGTTTAATTACATCTAAATTTGGTGAGTTGGAAGACAAGGAAACTATTATTGCTCGTATAAAAGAAGCAGCACAATATGTGCCATTAGAAAACTTACATTTAAGCCCACAATGTGGTTTTGCATCAACAGAAGAGGGTAATAAGTTATCAGAAGAACAACAATGGGCTAAAATTAAACTAATCAATGAAATTGCTGAAGAAGTTTGGGGATAA
- a CDS encoding ABC transporter ATP-binding protein encodes MIKELWQFILKKKWIYFAVLIGVLVEYGMSVFPTRVTQRIINEIAANHLTAESLYQQLVILIVTTLIAYVVGYFWVQWLFSSQAFYERELKKSLFRKLSFMRIPFYDKFRSGDMMTRFTSDISSLSELLGYGTMSLFYGFGTIVIIIPQMFIISWWISLISMVPIIILGIIVDFIGRKQDDMVDANREAVASLSNEVLEVVEGIRVTRAYGNSALGAARFAKRTQSLRQRADQIMFYQAMYGRFSNVLLALSAATVLGFGGHAISLGQLSVGDVVALQMYSWILLEPMWMLTDFILIYKTAAISFGKLHELLETDDDLEANGKEILAFPEKIEFRDYQFQYAGSEYQGLEKINVTIEKGQTLGIVGKTGSGKTTFIRQLLRQYPVGQGKILINDVPIQDYRRDSIERQIGYVPQEHVLFSRTVAENIRVGKSEASQKELDYAVAVAAFTQDLERMEKGYDTLVGEKGVSISGGQKQRISIARAAIKDPNILILDDSLSAVDAKTERIIIENIQALRQGKMTIIVTHRLSAVSHADWVIVLDEGKIVEEGTPTQLQQSNGWYAEQYQKQLTQEEGDA; translated from the coding sequence ATGATTAAAGAATTATGGCAATTTATTCTGAAAAAGAAATGGATTTATTTTGCTGTTTTAATTGGTGTGTTGGTCGAGTACGGTATGAGTGTTTTTCCAACACGTGTGACGCAACGTATTATCAATGAAATCGCAGCAAATCATTTGACGGCGGAGAGTTTATATCAACAATTAGTTATCTTAATTGTAACAACACTTATCGCTTATGTTGTTGGATATTTTTGGGTGCAGTGGTTATTTTCATCTCAAGCATTTTATGAGAGAGAGTTAAAAAAATCATTGTTCCGAAAATTAAGTTTTATGCGTATCCCATTTTACGATAAATTTCGTAGTGGAGATATGATGACTCGTTTTACTAGTGATATTAGTAGTTTATCTGAATTACTCGGTTATGGAACGATGAGTTTATTTTATGGGTTTGGGACAATCGTTATCATTATTCCACAAATGTTTATTATTTCATGGTGGATATCACTCATCAGTATGGTACCGATTATTATTTTAGGAATTATTGTCGATTTTATTGGTCGGAAACAAGATGATATGGTAGACGCTAACCGTGAAGCCGTTGCGAGTTTGAGTAATGAAGTATTAGAAGTAGTTGAAGGTATTCGTGTAACGAGAGCTTACGGTAATTCAGCCTTAGGTGCTGCTCGTTTTGCTAAAAGAACACAATCATTACGTCAGCGTGCTGACCAAATTATGTTTTATCAAGCGATGTATGGTCGATTTTCTAATGTCTTACTAGCACTGAGTGCAGCAACAGTTCTTGGCTTTGGTGGACATGCAATTTCATTAGGGCAATTATCCGTAGGGGATGTTGTAGCACTGCAAATGTATTCATGGATACTTCTAGAGCCAATGTGGATGTTAACGGATTTTATTTTAATATATAAAACAGCAGCTATTTCATTTGGTAAATTACATGAATTATTAGAAACGGACGATGATTTAGAAGCTAACGGCAAGGAAATACTTGCTTTCCCAGAAAAAATTGAATTTCGTGACTACCAATTTCAATATGCTGGCAGTGAATATCAAGGTTTAGAGAAAATTAATGTCACGATTGAAAAAGGACAAACATTGGGAATTGTCGGAAAAACAGGAAGCGGAAAAACTACTTTTATCCGTCAATTATTAAGACAATATCCAGTCGGACAAGGAAAAATATTGATTAATGATGTACCAATTCAAGACTATCGTCGAGATTCAATCGAACGTCAAATCGGCTATGTGCCTCAAGAACATGTTTTATTTTCACGAACGGTTGCTGAAAATATTCGTGTAGGCAAAAGTGAAGCATCGCAAAAAGAATTAGATTATGCTGTTGCAGTCGCAGCCTTTACACAGGATTTAGAGCGAATGGAAAAAGGTTATGATACATTGGTAGGAGAAAAAGGTGTATCAATTTCCGGTGGACAAAAACAACGGATTTCCATTGCACGAGCAGCGATTAAAGACCCGAATATTTTAATTTTAGATGATTCGCTATCGGCAGTTGATGCGAAAACAGAACGCATTATCATCGAAAATATTCAAGCCTTACGACAAGGAAAAATGACGATTATTGTGACGCACCGTCTATCGGCAGTCAGTCATGCTGATTGGGTGATTGTATTAGATGAAGGGAAAATTGTCGAAGAAGGAACACCGACGCAATTACAACAATCAAATGGTTGGTATGCAGAACAATATCAAAAACAACTAACACAAGAGGAGGGCGACGCATGA
- a CDS encoding 5-methyltetrahydropteroyltriglutamate--homocysteine S-methyltransferase, whose translation MSTNCQCHNHSTAPFRVDHVGSFLRPERLVKARETFNKGELTREALREVEDELIKELVDKQIEAGLKGVTDGEFRRAYWHLDFFWGLNGVEHTQAKIGYQFHDETTKADSCDVFGKITGENHPFVKDFLFLKEVVGDRAVARQTIPAPAQFYFELIRDEEHIEQVYSVYESKEALFADIIAAYKTVIKELYEAGVRNLQIDDCTWGAIVDNHLIDIFAAAGGHTQSPEEVRADFAADFLTLNNGILTDLPEDLVVNTHVCRGNFHSTWASQGGYDAVADTLFGEENVNAYYLEYDTDRAGDFTPLAKVTDGKKVVLGLLTSKFGELEDKETIIARIKEAAQYVPLENLYLSPQCGFASTEEGNILTEEQQWAKIKLINEIAEEVWG comes from the coding sequence ATGTCAACAAATTGTCAATGTCACAACCATTCTACTGCACCTTTTCGTGTAGACCATGTCGGGTCATTTTTACGTCCAGAACGTTTAGTTAAAGCAAGAGAGACTTTCAATAAAGGTGAACTAACTCGTGAAGCATTACGTGAAGTTGAAGATGAATTAATCAAAGAATTAGTAGATAAGCAAATTGAAGCTGGATTAAAAGGAGTAACAGACGGAGAGTTCCGCCGTGCGTACTGGCACTTAGACTTTTTCTGGGGTTTGAATGGTGTTGAACATACTCAAGCTAAAATTGGGTATCAATTCCATGATGAAACAACTAAAGCAGATAGCTGTGATGTTTTTGGGAAAATTACAGGTGAGAATCACCCATTTGTAAAAGATTTTCTATTCTTAAAAGAAGTGGTAGGAGATAGAGCAGTTGCACGTCAAACTATTCCAGCTCCAGCACAATTTTATTTTGAATTGATTCGTGATGAAGAACATATCGAACAAGTTTACTCTGTTTATGAAAGTAAAGAAGCATTATTCGCCGATATTATTGCAGCTTATAAGACAGTGATTAAGGAATTATATGAAGCTGGCGTACGCAATTTACAAATTGATGACTGTACTTGGGGTGCGATTGTTGACAATCATTTAATTGACATCTTTGCAGCTGCTGGCGGTCATACACAAAGCCCTGAAGAAGTTCGTGCAGATTTTGCAGCAGATTTCTTAACTTTGAATAATGGTATTTTAACAGATTTACCGGAAGATTTAGTTGTTAATACACACGTATGTCGAGGTAATTTCCACTCAACATGGGCGTCACAAGGTGGCTATGATGCAGTAGCTGATACATTATTCGGAGAAGAAAATGTTAATGCTTACTACTTAGAGTACGATACAGACCGTGCTGGTGACTTTACACCTTTAGCAAAAGTAACGGACGGTAAAAAAGTTGTCCTTGGATTATTAACTTCAAAATTCGGCGAATTAGAAGATAAGGAAACGATTATCGCTCGTATTAAAGAAGCAGCACAATACGTGCCGTTAGAAAACTTATACTTAAGTCCACAATGTGGTTTTGCCTCAACTGAAGAAGGAAATATTTTAACAGAAGAACAACAATGGGCTAAAATTAAACTAATCAACGAAATCGCCGAAGAAGTTTGGGGATAA
- a CDS encoding M20 family metallopeptidase has translation MQAREIILQSVDAHVDDYMQIVKTLYDNPEIGNEEFESMAVLVDYLTKAGFDTQAAYILPTAFLATYDTHKPGPTIAFMCEYDALPEVGHGCGHNLIAAIGVAAGEALKSVIDQYGGKVLVVGTPAEENFGGKVSLANAGVFDEVDVALMVHPGTRNGVGGRSNALYPLKFEFFGKNAHACRPAEGASALDAAVMSYVQINLLRQFVAPHTYIHGVISDGGKAANVIPGYAAMEYYFRAPTISYAKEVAAKAVEMVEGVCAANGTTFETSVYECPYEDTVINYRLAELLTEQYQSIGVTDIEPVDEIATGSTDVGAVSYKCPTIQGFIKIADEHVQAHSKEMADATLSEQGRNGLIKAAQGIALTALYLLENPTTLAQVKLEQDETLAKINQQ, from the coding sequence ATGCAGGCAAGAGAAATAATTTTACAATCTGTTGATGCTCATGTCGACGACTATATGCAAATTGTCAAAACATTGTATGACAATCCGGAAATTGGCAATGAAGAGTTTGAATCAATGGCTGTATTAGTCGACTATTTGACGAAAGCAGGATTTGATACCCAGGCTGCTTATATATTACCGACTGCCTTTTTAGCTACTTATGATACGCATAAACCAGGGCCAACCATTGCATTTATGTGCGAATATGATGCATTACCAGAAGTGGGGCATGGTTGTGGGCACAATCTGATTGCAGCGATTGGTGTTGCAGCTGGTGAGGCTTTAAAATCAGTTATTGATCAATATGGTGGAAAAGTATTAGTAGTGGGGACACCAGCAGAAGAAAATTTTGGTGGAAAAGTATCTTTAGCGAATGCGGGTGTGTTTGATGAAGTTGATGTGGCTTTAATGGTGCACCCAGGTACTCGCAATGGGGTCGGTGGTCGCAGCAATGCACTTTATCCACTGAAATTTGAATTTTTTGGCAAAAATGCACATGCTTGTCGACCGGCAGAAGGAGCATCAGCTTTAGACGCAGCTGTAATGAGTTATGTCCAAATCAATTTATTACGTCAATTTGTAGCACCACATACTTATATTCATGGTGTTATTTCAGACGGTGGAAAAGCAGCGAATGTCATTCCAGGTTATGCAGCTATGGAATATTATTTTAGAGCACCGACTATTTCCTATGCCAAAGAAGTTGCAGCAAAAGCTGTTGAAATGGTGGAAGGCGTTTGTGCAGCTAATGGCACTACCTTTGAAACGTCTGTCTATGAATGTCCGTACGAAGATACTGTCATTAACTATCGTCTAGCTGAACTCTTAACAGAACAATATCAGTCAATTGGTGTAACGGATATTGAACCAGTGGACGAGATTGCGACTGGCTCAACCGATGTTGGAGCTGTAAGCTATAAATGTCCGACCATTCAAGGCTTTATCAAAATTGCTGATGAGCATGTTCAAGCTCATAGTAAAGAAATGGCTGATGCCACTCTTTCAGAACAAGGTAGAAATGGACTTATCAAAGCTGCTCAAGGGATTGCTTTAACAGCCTTGTACTTATTAGAAAATCCAACAACATTAGCACAAGTTAAGCTCGAACAAGACGAAACATTGGCTAAAATCAATCAACAATAA
- a CDS encoding amino acid ABC transporter ATP-binding protein — protein sequence MIKVNNLKKSYGELNVLKGIDLQIEQGEVVALIGPSGSGKSTLIRCLNLMEIPTGGEVLFKDVLLNDTKIDEDKVNQLRQSIGMVFQHFNLFPHLTVEENITLAPIKLNKVSEVQAKEKAAILLDKVGLLDKKDVYPAKLSGGQKQRVAIARALAMEPEVMLFDEPTSALDPEMVKEVLNVIQSLAQDGMTIVIVTHEMNFAKRVATRVLFLADGQIIEQGTAEQIFNAPQHERTKQFLDQINY from the coding sequence ATGATTAAAGTCAATAATTTAAAAAAATCGTATGGCGAGTTAAATGTTTTAAAAGGCATTGATTTACAAATCGAACAAGGGGAAGTTGTTGCCTTAATTGGCCCGTCGGGTTCGGGTAAATCCACCTTAATTCGCTGCTTGAATTTAATGGAGATACCAACTGGTGGCGAAGTATTATTTAAAGATGTGTTACTGAATGACACTAAAATTGATGAAGATAAAGTCAATCAATTACGTCAGTCAATCGGTATGGTATTCCAACATTTTAACTTATTCCCACATTTGACAGTGGAAGAAAATATTACTTTAGCACCGATAAAATTAAATAAAGTGTCGGAAGTACAAGCTAAGGAAAAGGCAGCGATTTTATTAGACAAAGTTGGACTACTCGATAAAAAAGATGTCTATCCAGCCAAATTGTCTGGAGGGCAAAAACAAAGGGTTGCTATTGCTAGAGCATTAGCTATGGAGCCAGAAGTGATGTTATTCGATGAGCCGACTTCAGCACTCGATCCCGAAATGGTTAAAGAAGTGCTAAACGTAATTCAGTCACTAGCACAAGACGGTATGACGATTGTAATTGTAACGCATGAGATGAACTTTGCTAAACGTGTCGCAACACGTGTTCTGTTTTTAGCAGACGGTCAAATTATCGAACAAGGAACAGCTGAACAAATTTTCAATGCACCACAGCATGAAAGAACAAAACAATTTTTAGACCAAATCAATTATTAG
- the rnc gene encoding ribonuclease III: MIQTIESIIEQPIKNVMLYQEALQHTTFVNEKPWEKLKSNERLEFLGDAVLEVVVSEFLFNTYPNHPEGQLTTMRAQLVQEQSLAYLARQLKLNEAIKLGKGELATGGNERDSILADAYEAILGAIFKDLGLDFARRFVTKTMLNQHEQMLASISQDYKTRLQELVQQRGSIKIQYEVIDQTGPAHDTRFTIAVSVDGEKVAKATGRSKKQAEMRAAEIALNFIDEKGFVISH; this comes from the coding sequence ATGATTCAAACGATTGAAAGTATCATCGAACAACCAATAAAAAATGTGATGTTGTACCAAGAGGCACTGCAACATACGACATTTGTCAATGAAAAGCCTTGGGAAAAATTAAAATCGAATGAACGTCTTGAATTTTTAGGAGATGCTGTATTGGAAGTAGTGGTAAGTGAATTTTTATTCAATACTTATCCTAATCACCCAGAGGGACAATTGACTACAATGCGTGCTCAACTGGTTCAAGAACAAAGTTTGGCATATTTAGCACGTCAGCTAAAGCTAAATGAGGCAATTAAACTTGGAAAAGGGGAATTAGCAACAGGTGGAAATGAGCGTGATTCCATTTTAGCTGATGCTTATGAGGCTATCCTAGGTGCTATCTTTAAAGATTTAGGGTTGGATTTTGCACGTCGATTTGTTACTAAAACAATGTTGAATCAACACGAACAAATGCTAGCATCTATTAGTCAAGATTATAAGACACGTTTACAAGAACTGGTGCAACAGCGTGGTTCAATCAAAATTCAATATGAAGTAATTGACCAAACAGGCCCAGCACATGATACACGCTTTACGATTGCTGTATCAGTTGACGGAGAGAAAGTGGCGAAAGCAACTGGCCGTAGTAAAAAACAAGCTGAAATGCGTGCTGCTGAAATTGCTTTAAACTTTATTGATGAAAAAGGTTTTGTTATATCTCATTAG